Proteins encoded by one window of Salmo trutta chromosome 17, fSalTru1.1, whole genome shotgun sequence:
- the LOC115152101 gene encoding kelch domain-containing protein 10 isoform X2 yields MSSVEDGECSRGLYQLNKFEKLSGRPPIRDSGSKKRVRWLQARRIFSPSCPNFRIPNRFLREGHCAPPARSGHRCVADSANLYVFGGYNPDFEEAGGSENEDYPLFRELWRFHFATATWQQVHTEGYMPTELASMSAVLHGNNLLVFGGTGIPFGESNGNDVHVCNVHYKRWKLLNCRGKKPNRIYGQAMAIINGYLYVFGGTTGYVYSTDLHRLDLTTREWTHLKPNNPPTDLPEERYRHEVAHDGQRIYILGGGTSWTSYPLDKIHAYNLETNSWEEIITKPHEKIGYPAARRCHSCVQVRQEVFLCGGYNGELILADLWKINLQTFQWTKLPTVMPEPAYFHCAAVTPAGCMYVHGGVVNMSENRRTGSLYKVWLVVPSLLELTWERLLKAFPRLAQLSSLQLLSLGLTHTLIQRLK; encoded by the exons GCTCTAAGAAGAGAGTAAGATGGCTTCAGGCTCGGCGGATCTTCTCCCCTTCGTGCCCCAACTTCCGCATCCCTAATAGGTTTCTGAGAGAAG GTCACTGTGCCCCCCCAGCCCGCAGCGGGCACCGGTGTGTGGCCGACAGTGCCAACCTGTATGTGTTTGGAGGATACAACCCTGACTTTGAGGAGGCAGGTGGCTCGGAGAACGAGGACTACCCTCTTTTCAGGGAGCTGTGGAGGTTTCACTTTGCCACGGCTACCTGGCAACAGGTCCACACAGAGGGCTACATGCCCACCGAGCTGGCTTCCATGTCAG CTGTCTTACACGGCAACAATCTATTGGTGTTCGGGGGCACTGGGATTCCTTTTGGAGAAAGCAACGGGAACGACGTCCATGTCTGCAATGTTCACTACAAACGCTGGAAACTGCTCAACTGTCGAGGGAAGAAACCCAACCGAATATACGGGCAG GCCATGGCCATCATTAATGGCTATCTATATGTGTTTGGAGGGACGACAGGCTACGTTTACAGCACAGACCTACACAGGCTGGACCTGACTACAAGGGAGTGGACCCACCTCAAGCCCAACAACCCCCCTACAGACCTGCCAGAGGAAAG GTACAGACATGAGGTGGCCCATGATGGACAGAGAATATACATCCTAGGAGGCGGGACTTCCTGGACATCATATCCCCTAGACAAA ATACACGCTTACAACCTAGAGACTAACTCTTGGGAGGAGATTATCACGAAACCTCATGAAAAAATAG GGTATCCTGCAGCACGACGGTGTCACAGTTGTGTCCAGGTCAGGCAGG AGGTGTTTCTATGTGGGGGTTACAACGGGGAGCTGATCCTAGCTGACCTGTGGAAGATCAATCTGCAGACCTTCCAGTGGACCAAGCTACCCACCGTCATGCCTGAGCCTGCTTACTTCCACTGTGCTGCAGTCACACCG gctGGCTGTATGTATGTGCATGGTGGAGTGGTGAACATGTCAGAGAACAGGAGGACTGGGTCTCTGTACAAGGTGTGGCTAGTGGTGCCCAGCCTGCTGGAGCTGACCTGGGAGAGGCTGCTCAAGGCCTTCCCTCGCCTGGCCCAGCTCTCCTCCCTGCAGCTACTCAGCCTGggcctcacacacaccctcatccAACGCCTCAAGTAG
- the LOC115152101 gene encoding kelch domain-containing protein 10 isoform X1 — protein MSSVEDGECSRGLYQLNKFEKLSGRPPIRDSGSKKRVRWLQARRIFSPSCPNFRIPNRFLREGHCAPPARSGHRCVADSANLYVFGGYNPDFEEAGGSENEDYPLFRELWRFHFATATWQQVHTEGYMPTELASMSAVLHGNNLLVFGGTGIPFGESNGNDVHVCNVHYKRWKLLNCRGKKPNRIYGQAMAIINGYLYVFGGTTGYVYSTDLHRLDLTTREWTHLKPNNPPTDLPEERYRHEVAHDGQRIYILGGGTSWTSYPLDKIHAYNLETNSWEEIITKPHEKIGYPAARRCHSCVQVRQEVFLCGGYNGELILADLWKINLQTFQWTKLPTVMPEPAYFHCAAVTPVSTSHTRTLFWMYDFQSRLSLLPLLSQAGCMYVHGGVVNMSENRRTGSLYKVWLVVPSLLELTWERLLKAFPRLAQLSSLQLLSLGLTHTLIQRLK, from the exons GCTCTAAGAAGAGAGTAAGATGGCTTCAGGCTCGGCGGATCTTCTCCCCTTCGTGCCCCAACTTCCGCATCCCTAATAGGTTTCTGAGAGAAG GTCACTGTGCCCCCCCAGCCCGCAGCGGGCACCGGTGTGTGGCCGACAGTGCCAACCTGTATGTGTTTGGAGGATACAACCCTGACTTTGAGGAGGCAGGTGGCTCGGAGAACGAGGACTACCCTCTTTTCAGGGAGCTGTGGAGGTTTCACTTTGCCACGGCTACCTGGCAACAGGTCCACACAGAGGGCTACATGCCCACCGAGCTGGCTTCCATGTCAG CTGTCTTACACGGCAACAATCTATTGGTGTTCGGGGGCACTGGGATTCCTTTTGGAGAAAGCAACGGGAACGACGTCCATGTCTGCAATGTTCACTACAAACGCTGGAAACTGCTCAACTGTCGAGGGAAGAAACCCAACCGAATATACGGGCAG GCCATGGCCATCATTAATGGCTATCTATATGTGTTTGGAGGGACGACAGGCTACGTTTACAGCACAGACCTACACAGGCTGGACCTGACTACAAGGGAGTGGACCCACCTCAAGCCCAACAACCCCCCTACAGACCTGCCAGAGGAAAG GTACAGACATGAGGTGGCCCATGATGGACAGAGAATATACATCCTAGGAGGCGGGACTTCCTGGACATCATATCCCCTAGACAAA ATACACGCTTACAACCTAGAGACTAACTCTTGGGAGGAGATTATCACGAAACCTCATGAAAAAATAG GGTATCCTGCAGCACGACGGTGTCACAGTTGTGTCCAGGTCAGGCAGG AGGTGTTTCTATGTGGGGGTTACAACGGGGAGCTGATCCTAGCTGACCTGTGGAAGATCAATCTGCAGACCTTCCAGTGGACCAAGCTACCCACCGTCATGCCTGAGCCTGCTTACTTCCACTGTGCTGCAGTCACACCGGTCAGtacatcacacacacgcacacttttcTGGATGTATGATTTTCAatcacgtctctctctcctccctctcctctcccaggctGGCTGTATGTATGTGCATGGTGGAGTGGTGAACATGTCAGAGAACAGGAGGACTGGGTCTCTGTACAAGGTGTGGCTAGTGGTGCCCAGCCTGCTGGAGCTGACCTGGGAGAGGCTGCTCAAGGCCTTCCCTCGCCTGGCCCAGCTCTCCTCCCTGCAGCTACTCAGCCTGggcctcacacacaccctcatccAACGCCTCAAGTAG